A window from Telopea speciosissima isolate NSW1024214 ecotype Mountain lineage chromosome 8, Tspe_v1, whole genome shotgun sequence encodes these proteins:
- the LOC122670462 gene encoding heat shock 70 kDa protein 15-like isoform X2, with amino-acid sequence MSVVGFDFGNESCIVAVARQRGIDVVLNDESKRETPAIVCFGEKQRFIGTAGAASTMMNPKNSVSQIKRLIGRQFSDPELQLDLKAFPFTVTEGPDGYPLIHARYLGEARAFTPTQLLGMVLSNLKSIAEKNLNAAVVDCCIGIPVYFTDLQRRAVLDAATISGLHPLHLIHETTATALAYGIYKTDLPENDQLNVAFVDIGHASMQVCIAGFKKGQLKILSHAFDRSLGGRDFDEVLFQHFAAKFKEELKMDVYQNARACLRLRAACEKLKKVLSANPVAPLNIECLMDDKDVRGIIKREEFEQLSVPILERVKVPLQKALAEAGLTVENVHSVEVVGSGSRVPAIIRILTEFFEKEPRRTMNASECVARGCALQCAILSPTFKVREFQVNENFPSPIALSWKGSAPDSQIGSANHQQSTIVFPKGNPLPSVKALTFYRSGTFTIDVHYADVSELQAPAKISTYTLGPFQSAKGERAKLKVKARLNLHGIVSVESATLLEEEEVEVPVVKEPAKEGTKMETDEAPADTAAESDVNMQNAQGSTDASGVENGAPESGDKPVQMETDAKVEAPKKKVKKTNVPVTEFVYGGMPPADVQKAVEKEFEMALQDRVMEETKDRKNAVEAYVYDMRNKLNDKLQEFVTSSEGEGLIAKLQEVEDWLYEDGEDETKGVYVAKLEELKKLGDPIEEHYKDNLERGPAIEQLIYCINSFREAALSNDPKFDHIDIAEKQKVVNECVEAEAWLREKMQQQESLPKYSPPVLLSADVRRKAEAVDRFCRPIMMKPKPAKPSTPTETPPPPPQGNEPQSQGGESGGENQVEGNGEVPPATSEPMETDKSEGTQNAA; translated from the exons ATGAGCGTTGTTGGTTTTGATTTCGGCAACGAAAGCTGCATTGTTGCTGTTGCTCGGCAGCGAGGCATAGACGTTGTTCTTAATGATGAATCAAAACGTGAGACTCCTGCTATCGTCTGCTTTGGTGAGAAACAGCGGTTCATTGGAACCGCTGGGGCCGCTTCCACaatgatgaacccaaaaaaTTCGGTCTCTCAGATTAAACGTTTGATCGGGAGGCAATTTTCTGATCCCGAGCTCCAACTTGATCTTAAAGCCTTCCCCTTCACCGTTACAGAAGGGCCTGATGGTTATCCATTAATTCACGCTCGATACTTGGGAGAAGCAAGAGCCTTTACACCAACGCAGCTTTTGGGGATGGTATTGTCAAATCTGAAGAGCATAGCAGAGAAGAATCTGAATGCAGCAGTAGTGGACTGTTGTATTGGTATTCCGGTGTATTTCACAGATCTTCAAAGAAGAGCAGTTTTGGATGCCGCTACGATATCTGGTTTGCATCCTCTCCATTTGATTCATGAAACGACTGCCACAGCGTTAGCTTATGGAATATACAAGACAGATTTGCCTGAGAACGACCAATTAAATGTTGCTTTTGTTGACATTGGCCATGCAAGCATGCAGGTATGCATTGCAGGCTTCAAGAAAGGGCAGCTGAAGATTCTCTCACATGCATTTGACCGGTCACTTGGAGGTCGAGATTTCGATGAAGTTCTGTTCCAGCACTTTGCAGCAAAGTTTAAAGAAGAGCTTAAGATGGATGTTTACCAAAATGCACGGGCTTGCCTTAGGCTGCGTGCTGCTTGTGAGAAGCTGAAGAAGGTACTTAGTGCAAACCCGGTGGCACCGTTGAACATAGAGTGCTTAATGGATGACAAGGATGTCAGAGGCATCATCAAGAGGGAGGAGTTTGAGCAGCTCAGTGTTCCAATTTTGGAGCGTGTGAAGGTACCTTTACAGAAGGCTCTTGCAGAAGCTGGACTAACTGTCGAAAATGTCCATTCAGTGGAAGTTGTTGGTTCGGGGTCACGTGTTCCCGCAATCATTAGAATCTTGactgaattttttgaaaaggAACCAAGGCGCACTATGAATGCCAGTGAATGTGTTGCCCGAGGTTGTGCACTTCAATGTGCAATCCTCAGTCCAACTTTCAAAGTGCGGGAGTTCCAG gtCAATGAGAACTTTCCCTCTCCAATTGCCTTGTCATGGAAAGGGTCTGCACCTGATTCCCAAATTGGTTCTGCAAATCATCAGCAAAGCACCATAGTCTTCCCCAAGGGAAATCCACTGCCCAGTGTCAAGGCCTTGACATTTTATAGGTCAGGAACATTTACAATTGATGTTCACTATGCTGATGTGAGCGAATTGCAGGCACCGGCAAAGATCAGCACTTACACG CTTGGTCCATTCCAATCTGCAAAAGGTGAACGTGCAAAACTGAAAGTGAAAGCTCGTTTGAATCTGCATGGCATTGTGTCTGTGGAATCTGCAACA ttgctggaggaagaagaagttgaagttCCAGTTGTAAAGGAGCCAGCAAAGGAAGGTACAAAGATGGAGACTGATGAGGCTCCTGCTGACACTGCAGCTGAAAGTGATGTAAACATGCAAAATGCCCAAGGTAGCACTGATGCATCTGGTGTTGAAAATGGTGCTCCTGAGTCTGGGGATAAGCCTGTGCAGATGGAAACAGATGCAAAG GTTGAGGCGCCAAAGAAGAAGGTAAAGAAGACAAATGTCCCAGTTACAGAGTTTGTTTATGGGGGAATGCCACCTGCTGATGTGCAAAAAGCAGTGGAGAAAGAGTTTGAAATGGCCCTCCAGGACCGAGTGATGGAAGAAACGAAGGACAGGAAGAATGCAGTGGAGGCTTACGTTTATGACATGAGAAATAAG TTGAATGACAAGTTACAAGAATTTGTGACTTCTTCAGAGGGGGAGGGATTGATTGCTAAACTACAGGAGGTTGAGGATTGGCTGTATGAAGATGGTGAGGATGAAACCAAGGGTGTCTATGTTGCTAAGCTTGAGGAACTCAAGAAG CTAGGGGATCCTATTGAGGAGCATTACAAGGACAACTTGGAGAGAGGACCAGCAATTGAACAACTTATCTATTGCATCAACAGTTTCAGAGAGGCAGCATTGTCGAATGATCCTAAATTTGATCACATTGACATTGCTGAGAAACAGAAG GTGGTAAATGAGTGTGTGGAAGCAGAGGCATGGTTGAGAGAGAAAATGCAGCAACAGGAAAGCCTCCCAAAATATTCACCCCCCGTTTTGCTGTCAGCTGATGTGAGAAGGAAAGCAGAAGCAGTTGACAG GTTCTGCAGGCCTATCATGATGAAACCTAAGCCAGCCAAGCCATCAACTCCAACTGAgacacctccacctccaccccaGGGCAATGAACCTCAATCCCAAGGTGGTGAATCTGGTGGTGAAAACCAGGTAGAAGGCAATGGTGAGGTGCCTCCAGCTACTTCTGAGCCCATGGAAACTGATAAATCAGAGGGCACCCAAAATGCAGCGTAA
- the LOC122670462 gene encoding heat shock 70 kDa protein 15-like isoform X1, which yields MSVVGFDFGNESCIVAVARQRGIDVVLNDESKRETPAIVCFGEKQRFIGTAGAASTMMNPKNSVSQIKRLIGRQFSDPELQLDLKAFPFTVTEGPDGYPLIHARYLGEARAFTPTQLLGMVLSNLKSIAEKNLNAAVVDCCIGIPVYFTDLQRRAVLDAATISGLHPLHLIHETTATALAYGIYKTDLPENDQLNVAFVDIGHASMQVCIAGFKKGQLKILSHAFDRSLGGRDFDEVLFQHFAAKFKEELKMDVYQNARACLRLRAACEKLKKVLSANPVAPLNIECLMDDKDVRGIIKREEFEQLSVPILERVKVPLQKALAEAGLTVENVHSVEVVGSGSRVPAIIRILTEFFEKEPRRTMNASECVARGCALQCAILSPTFKVREFQVNENFPSPIALSWKGSAPDSQIGSANHQQSTIVFPKGNPLPSVKALTFYRSGTFTIDVHYADVSELQAPAKISTYTLGPFQSAKGERAKLKVKARLNLHGIVSVESATLLEEEEVEVPVVKEPAKEGTKMETDEAPADTAAESDVNMQNAQGSTDASGVENGAPESGDKPVQMETDAKQVEAPKKKVKKTNVPVTEFVYGGMPPADVQKAVEKEFEMALQDRVMEETKDRKNAVEAYVYDMRNKLNDKLQEFVTSSEGEGLIAKLQEVEDWLYEDGEDETKGVYVAKLEELKKLGDPIEEHYKDNLERGPAIEQLIYCINSFREAALSNDPKFDHIDIAEKQKVVNECVEAEAWLREKMQQQESLPKYSPPVLLSADVRRKAEAVDRFCRPIMMKPKPAKPSTPTETPPPPPQGNEPQSQGGESGGENQVEGNGEVPPATSEPMETDKSEGTQNAA from the exons ATGAGCGTTGTTGGTTTTGATTTCGGCAACGAAAGCTGCATTGTTGCTGTTGCTCGGCAGCGAGGCATAGACGTTGTTCTTAATGATGAATCAAAACGTGAGACTCCTGCTATCGTCTGCTTTGGTGAGAAACAGCGGTTCATTGGAACCGCTGGGGCCGCTTCCACaatgatgaacccaaaaaaTTCGGTCTCTCAGATTAAACGTTTGATCGGGAGGCAATTTTCTGATCCCGAGCTCCAACTTGATCTTAAAGCCTTCCCCTTCACCGTTACAGAAGGGCCTGATGGTTATCCATTAATTCACGCTCGATACTTGGGAGAAGCAAGAGCCTTTACACCAACGCAGCTTTTGGGGATGGTATTGTCAAATCTGAAGAGCATAGCAGAGAAGAATCTGAATGCAGCAGTAGTGGACTGTTGTATTGGTATTCCGGTGTATTTCACAGATCTTCAAAGAAGAGCAGTTTTGGATGCCGCTACGATATCTGGTTTGCATCCTCTCCATTTGATTCATGAAACGACTGCCACAGCGTTAGCTTATGGAATATACAAGACAGATTTGCCTGAGAACGACCAATTAAATGTTGCTTTTGTTGACATTGGCCATGCAAGCATGCAGGTATGCATTGCAGGCTTCAAGAAAGGGCAGCTGAAGATTCTCTCACATGCATTTGACCGGTCACTTGGAGGTCGAGATTTCGATGAAGTTCTGTTCCAGCACTTTGCAGCAAAGTTTAAAGAAGAGCTTAAGATGGATGTTTACCAAAATGCACGGGCTTGCCTTAGGCTGCGTGCTGCTTGTGAGAAGCTGAAGAAGGTACTTAGTGCAAACCCGGTGGCACCGTTGAACATAGAGTGCTTAATGGATGACAAGGATGTCAGAGGCATCATCAAGAGGGAGGAGTTTGAGCAGCTCAGTGTTCCAATTTTGGAGCGTGTGAAGGTACCTTTACAGAAGGCTCTTGCAGAAGCTGGACTAACTGTCGAAAATGTCCATTCAGTGGAAGTTGTTGGTTCGGGGTCACGTGTTCCCGCAATCATTAGAATCTTGactgaattttttgaaaaggAACCAAGGCGCACTATGAATGCCAGTGAATGTGTTGCCCGAGGTTGTGCACTTCAATGTGCAATCCTCAGTCCAACTTTCAAAGTGCGGGAGTTCCAG gtCAATGAGAACTTTCCCTCTCCAATTGCCTTGTCATGGAAAGGGTCTGCACCTGATTCCCAAATTGGTTCTGCAAATCATCAGCAAAGCACCATAGTCTTCCCCAAGGGAAATCCACTGCCCAGTGTCAAGGCCTTGACATTTTATAGGTCAGGAACATTTACAATTGATGTTCACTATGCTGATGTGAGCGAATTGCAGGCACCGGCAAAGATCAGCACTTACACG CTTGGTCCATTCCAATCTGCAAAAGGTGAACGTGCAAAACTGAAAGTGAAAGCTCGTTTGAATCTGCATGGCATTGTGTCTGTGGAATCTGCAACA ttgctggaggaagaagaagttgaagttCCAGTTGTAAAGGAGCCAGCAAAGGAAGGTACAAAGATGGAGACTGATGAGGCTCCTGCTGACACTGCAGCTGAAAGTGATGTAAACATGCAAAATGCCCAAGGTAGCACTGATGCATCTGGTGTTGAAAATGGTGCTCCTGAGTCTGGGGATAAGCCTGTGCAGATGGAAACAGATGCAAAG CAGGTTGAGGCGCCAAAGAAGAAGGTAAAGAAGACAAATGTCCCAGTTACAGAGTTTGTTTATGGGGGAATGCCACCTGCTGATGTGCAAAAAGCAGTGGAGAAAGAGTTTGAAATGGCCCTCCAGGACCGAGTGATGGAAGAAACGAAGGACAGGAAGAATGCAGTGGAGGCTTACGTTTATGACATGAGAAATAAG TTGAATGACAAGTTACAAGAATTTGTGACTTCTTCAGAGGGGGAGGGATTGATTGCTAAACTACAGGAGGTTGAGGATTGGCTGTATGAAGATGGTGAGGATGAAACCAAGGGTGTCTATGTTGCTAAGCTTGAGGAACTCAAGAAG CTAGGGGATCCTATTGAGGAGCATTACAAGGACAACTTGGAGAGAGGACCAGCAATTGAACAACTTATCTATTGCATCAACAGTTTCAGAGAGGCAGCATTGTCGAATGATCCTAAATTTGATCACATTGACATTGCTGAGAAACAGAAG GTGGTAAATGAGTGTGTGGAAGCAGAGGCATGGTTGAGAGAGAAAATGCAGCAACAGGAAAGCCTCCCAAAATATTCACCCCCCGTTTTGCTGTCAGCTGATGTGAGAAGGAAAGCAGAAGCAGTTGACAG GTTCTGCAGGCCTATCATGATGAAACCTAAGCCAGCCAAGCCATCAACTCCAACTGAgacacctccacctccaccccaGGGCAATGAACCTCAATCCCAAGGTGGTGAATCTGGTGGTGAAAACCAGGTAGAAGGCAATGGTGAGGTGCCTCCAGCTACTTCTGAGCCCATGGAAACTGATAAATCAGAGGGCACCCAAAATGCAGCGTAA